The Arachis hypogaea cultivar Tifrunner chromosome 19, arahy.Tifrunner.gnm2.J5K5, whole genome shotgun sequence genome has a window encoding:
- the LOC112776358 gene encoding E3 ubiquitin-protein ligase RHA2A has protein sequence MGLQNQLNDVSSGSIPLLLIAHIATCVNYLRSMLFALLQTLGLSRLHTHQIVDDGFFATVGSGLAGLIMLSDQLAVNNRFFYTYTVVDHADSDACVVCQTNFKEGEQVRMLPCRHVFHRHCFDGWLHHFKFNCPLCRYPLLSDERVALTERRVGRELVSWFSLR, from the coding sequence atggGTTTGCAAAACCAGCTAAACGACGTGTCGTCTGGTTCAATTCCACTGCTGCTGATTGCGCACATAGCCACCTGCGTCAACTACCTCCGTTCCATGCTCTTCGCTCTTCTCCAAACCCTAGGTCTCTCTAGGCTCCACACACACCAGATCGTCGACGACGGATTCTTCGCCACCGTCGGATCCGGCCTCGCCGGACTCATCATGCTCTCCGATCAGCTGGCCGTTAACAACCGATTCTTCTACACCTACACCGTCGTCGACCACGCCGACTCCGACGCCTGCGTCGTCTGCCAGACCAACTTCAAGGAAGGGGAACAGGTACGGATGCTTCCCTGCCGCCACGTCTTCCACCGCCACTGCTTCGACGGCTGGCTCCATCACTTCAAGTTCAACTGCCCTCTCTGCCGCTACCCGCTACTCTCCGACGAACGCGTGGCCCTCACGGAACGCCGCGTCGGTCGTGAACTCGTCTCGTGGTTCTCCCTTCGGTGA
- the LOC112776373 gene encoding 2-oxoglutarate and iron-dependent oxygenase domain-containing protein CP2, with amino-acid sequence MAHQNGSFPRITYQQQLQLLQQQQQQVLIQQQHHLQQRHQRQQQQQQQLEQHPRVSTNIIGNGHVAGPQNQRLSLTPCSTRLHSDPKQDHKPDNYEDLQLGFDPRVFSSLEQYMPPDMLNKPRDVKAQYMSSILMRYSSEGDRVRIQKHKEYRQKIMSTYQPLYKEIYTMDAENFFVPSFLDAIRENTEAGFRRILAEPTRGIYTFEMLQPEFCEMLVSEVDNFERWVHESKFKIMRPNTMNKFGVVLDDFGMESMLDKLMKDFIRPLSRVFFAEFGGCSLDTHHGFIVEYGIHRDRELGFHIDDSEVTLNICLGKEFSGGELFFRGARCDAHVNSDSQLEEIFDYSHVPGQAILHSGRHRHGAKATVSGKRMNLILWCRSSTFREMIKYQRAFAGWCGECRRKKKERERLSIAATKQELLKRRMAL; translated from the exons ATGGCTCATCAAAACGGTTCATTTCCCCGCATAACCTATCAGCAACAACTTCAGCTTCTTCAGCAGCAACAGCAGCAGGTTCTTATTCAGCAGCAGCATCATCTTCAGCAGCGACACCaacgacaacaacaacaacaacaacagctgGAACAACACCCCCGCGTGTCCACCAACATCATCGGAAACGGACACGTGGCTGGGCCACAGAATCAGAGGTTATCGTTGACGCCATGTTCGACGCGATTGCACTCGGACCCAAAGCAAGACCACAAGCCCGATAACTACGAAGACCTGCAATTGGGGTTCGACCCACGCGTGTTCAGCTCGCTGGAGCAATACATGCCACCCGACATGCTCAACAAGCCGCGTGATGTTAAGGCTCAGTATATGAGTAGCATTCTCATGCGATATTCCTCTGAGGGTGATCGTGTTCGG ATTCAAAAGCACAAGGAATATAGGCAGAAGATCATGTCCACTTATCAA CCATTATATAAGGAGATATATACCATGGATGCTGAAAACTTTTTTGTGCCCTCGTTTCTCGATGCAATTAGAGAAAATACGGAAGCAGGTTTTAGACGAATACTGGCTGAACCCACAAGAGGAATTTATACATTTGAAATGCTTCAACCAGAGTTTTGTGAAATGTTGGTATCTGAG GTGGATAATTTTGAAAGATGGGTCCACGAGTCCAAATTCAAAATCATGCGACCTAATACAATGAATAAATTTggtgttgttcttgatgattttggCATGGAAAGCATGCTTGACAAACTGATGAAAGATTTCATACGTCCCTTATCACGAG TTTTCTTTGCTGAATTCGGTGGATGCTCTCTGGACACTCATCATGGATTTATTGTTGAATATGGGATCCACAGGGATAGAGAACTTG GCTTCCATATAGATGACTCAGAAGTTACCTTGAATATTTGCTTGGGTAAAGAATTTTCCGGTGGAGAACTGTTCTTCCGGGGTGCTCGATGTGATGCACATGTGAATTCAGATTCCCAACTAGAG GAGATCTTCGATTATTCCCACGTTCCAGGACAGGCAATTCTTCATAGTGGTCGTCATCGGCATGGTGCCAAAGCGACGGTATCTGGGAAGCGAATGAATTTGATTCTTTGGTGTAGAAG CTCAACATTTAGAGAGATGATCAAGTATCAGAGAGCGTTTGCTGGATGGTGTGGAGAATGCCGGCGcaagaagaaggagagagagcGGTTATCAATTGCAGCAACCAAACAG GAATTGCTCAAGAGAAGAATGGCCCTATAA
- the LOC112780016 gene encoding fructose-bisphosphate aldolase 3, chloroplastic has translation MAACASFAKLSSLSSPWISNNSFSSRTGSSSLLATRRVSLPIRATSYSDELVKTAKTIASPGRGILAIDESNATCGKRLASIGLDNTEVNRQAYRQLLLTTPGLGEYISGSILFEETLYQSTTDGKKFVDCLREQNIVPGIKVDKGLVPLPGSNNESWCQGLDGLASRSAEYYKQGARFAKWRTVVSIPCGPSALAVKEAAWGLARYAAISQDNGLVPIVEPEILLDGDHPIERTLEVAEKVWSEVFFYLAQNNVIFEGILLKPSMVTPGAEHKEKASPETIAKYTLTMLRRRVPPAVPGIMFLSGGQSEVEATLNLNAMNQSPNPWHVSFSYARALQNTVLKTWQGCPENVEAAQKSLLVRAKANSLAQLGRYSAEGESEEAKKGMFVKGYTY, from the exons ATGGCCGCGTGTGCAAGCTTCGCCAAGCTCAGCTCCTTGTCTTCCCCCTGGATCTCCAACAACTCCTTCTCTTCCCGCACCGGATCCTCGTCTCTCCTCGCCACTCGCCGTGTCTCCCTCCCGATCCGCGCCACCTCTTACTCCGACGAACTCGTCAAAACCGCT AAAACTATTGCATCTCCTGGTCGTGGAATTCTTGCCATTGATGAGTCCAATGCCACCTGTGGGAAGCGGTTGGCATCGATAGGATTGGACAACACCGAGGTCAATCGTCAGGCCTACAGGCAGCTTCTGCTGACCACACCCGGCCTTGGTGAATACATTTCTGGTTCCATTCTCTTTGAGGAAACCCTTTACCAGTCAACAACCGATGGAAAGAAGTTTGTTGATTGCCTTCGTGAGCAGAACATTGTGCCTGGCATCAAAGTTGATAAG GGCTTGGTCCCACTACCAGGATCAAACAATGAATCTTGGTGCCAAGGGCTAGATGGATTGGCTTCAAGATCTGCTGAATACTACAAGCAAGGTGCTCGATTTGCCAAGTG GCGGACAGTTGTTAGCATTCCATGTGGTCCTTCTGCATTAGCTGTTAAGGAAGCAGCATGGGGACTTGCACGATATGCTGCTATCTCTCAG GACAATGGCCTTGTTCCAATTGTAGAGCCGGAAATTCTTCTAGATGGTGATCACCCGATTGAGAGGACATTAGAAGTGGCAGAGAAGGTCTGGTCAGAAGTCTTCTTTTATTTGGCTCAAAACAATGTCATTTTTGAGGGAATTTTGCTCAAACCTAGCATGGTTACACCTGGGGCCGAGCACAAGGAAAAGGCTTCTCCAGAAACCATTGCCAAATATACACTTACCATGCTTAGAAGAAGAGTTCCTCCTGCAGTCCCTGGAATCATG TTCTTGTCTGGTGGACAATCTGAAGTGGAAGCAACACTGAACCTTAACGCAATGAACCAAAGTCCCAACCCATGGCACGTTTCATTTTCATATGCACGAGCTCTGCAGAACACTGTGCTCAAGACATGGCAAGGATGCCCCGAGAATGTGGAAGCGGCTCAAAAGTCTCTTTTGGTGCGCGCAAAAGCAAACTCCTTGGCTCAGTTGGGAAGATATTCTGCCGAGGGTGAAAGCGAAGAAGCCAAGAAGGGAATGTTTGTCAAGGGCTATACCTACTAG